A stretch of the Dioscorea cayenensis subsp. rotundata cultivar TDr96_F1 chromosome 4, TDr96_F1_v2_PseudoChromosome.rev07_lg8_w22 25.fasta, whole genome shotgun sequence genome encodes the following:
- the LOC120258497 gene encoding membrane-bound transcription factor site-2 protease homolog, with translation MARRRVGRTMRSQSVLPLRAGHRLPNSLSCWFCDFRIYAFNDRLFSFGWRHARFLKVWFAIGVAFSFVALIGSIMILLWELAGNFHLGREISVHDHRSVNWLFGTTSLVPGLSLSVMDTVIIVFSTLFSVAIHELGHAIAAASTGLQIEYIAVFLAIIFPGALVAFNYDLLQSLPRFSMLRIYCAGIWLNAVCCAVCGLLMFCLPLLLSPLYIHDEGPMVLEVPPVSPLSKYLTRGDVILSVDGANISNSYEWMKNMQEVDSRKRNDPYSAQNSHSQAVNHGKGYCVPNSLLEGSMTLLADDQFSCPDELAAFTSLSCYNSSSLIENRNGGSENNNGGSENNGMETKHCLIAKDVIKLRKCGDGWLMTGKNNCACSEEESCMKPVLIPSMSWVEVSYSSPYTPQCSKPNERWQLQSYESGLMSCGGTFVFLGDILTMAHSLQLSSYRPRLPFMIFSAYIPVLFEKILACTFHVSATLGFLNSLPVFFLDGESILETGLCYITWLNTKCRRRVLQFCLVGGTLLSTIVFLWTFYCVLVIHN, from the exons ATGGCGCGCCGGAGAGTTGGGAGGACTATGAGGTCTCAGTCCGTCCTTCCTCTCCGTGCGGGCCATCGACTCCCCAATTCCCTCTCATGCTG GTTTTGTGACTTTAGGATTTATGCCTTTAATGACCGGCTCTTTTCTTTTGGATGGCGGCATGCTAG GTTTCTAAAAGTTTGGTTTGCAATTGGAGTTGCTTTCAGTTTTGTGGCGTTAATTGGATCTATAATG ATACTATTATGGGAATTAGCTGGAAATTTTCATCTTGGCAGAGAAATTTCTGTGCATGATCATCGTTCAGTGAATTGGTTGTTCGGCACCACTTCCTTG GTTCCTGGTTTGAGCCTATCTGTCATGGACACTGTCATCATTGTCTTCTCTACATTATTTTCTGTTGCTATTCATGAACTTGGTCATGCTATTGCTGCTGCAAG CACAGGTTtacaaattgagtacattgctGTATTCTTGGCAATCATATTTCCTGGAGCGTTGGTTGCTTTTAATTATGACTTGCTGCAGAGTTTACCTCGTTTTTCTATGCTTAGAATATATTGTGCTGGCATTTGGCTTAATGCAGTG TGCTGTGCAGTGTGTGGGTTGTTAATGTTCTGCCTGCCATTGTTGTTGTCTCCTCTTTATATACATGATGAAGGCCCCATG GTTTTAGAGGTGCCCCCGGTATCCCCTTTGTCTAAATATTTAACTCGTGGGGATGTTATACTGTCAGTAGATGGTGCAAACATCAGTAATTCATATGAATggatgaaaaacatgcaagaggTAGATTCCCGAAAGCGTAATGATCCTTATTCAGCGCAAAATTCGCATTCTCAAGCAGTCAATCATGGCAAGGGTTATTGTGTCCCTAATTCTCTGCTGGAAGGGAGCATGACTCTTTTAGCTGATGATCAGTTCTCTTGTCCAGATGAACTGGCAGCTTTTACAAGCTTATCCTGTTATAACTCCAGTTCCTTAATTGAGAATAGGAATGGTGGTAGTGAGAACAATAATGGTGGTAGTGAGAACAATGGAATGGAAACAAAGCACTGCTTAATTGCCAAGGATGTTATAAAGCTTCGAAAGTGTGGGGATGGATGGCTGATGACTGGCAAAAACAATTGTGCATGCTCAGAA GAAGAATCCTGCATGAAACCGGTTCTCATCCCCAGTATGTCGTGGGTTGAGGTATCTTATTCAAGCCCATACACTCCCCAGTGTTCAAAGCCAAATGAAAGATGGCAACTGCAGAGCTATGAATCTGGATTGATGTCCTGTGGTGGCACTTTTGTGTTTTTAGGCGATATACTCACTATGGCACATTCTCTCCAGCTATCATCTTATAGGCCTCGGTTGCCTTTTATGATTTTCAGTGCTTATATACCTGTGTTATTTGAGAAGATATTAGCCTGTACCTTCCATGTGTCTGCAACTCTGGGTTTTCTTAATAGCTTGCCG GTGTTTTTTCTAGATGGTGAATCCATCTTAGAGACAGGTCTTTGCTACATCACTTGGCTTAATACAAAGTGCCGGCGCAGAGTGCTTCAGTTTTGTCTTGTTGGAGGAACTCTGCTATCCACAATTGTCTTTCTTTGGACCTTTTATTGTGTTCTTGTGATCCATAATTAG